A window of Solanum stenotomum isolate F172 chromosome 3, ASM1918654v1, whole genome shotgun sequence contains these coding sequences:
- the LOC125861023 gene encoding urease accessory protein F, which produces MMEDVEEKIEGSLQFTPNELLEWSQWQLLDSVLPTGGFAHSFGVEAAIQARLVSGPEDLRTFVIHILENTGSLLLPFVYTLNTSPNVETWYKLDKILDATLTNEVSRKASISQGSALLRVAAAVFQEVPYFKTMREMSLASGAVRFHHAPIFGLVCGLLGLNAETSQKTYLFITMRDVVSAATRLNLVGPLGAAVLQHQLAANAEELSKKWMNRPVEEACQTNPLLDTIQGCHGYLFSRLFCS; this is translated from the coding sequence ATGATGGAGGATGTGGAAGAGAAGATTGAGGGTAGTCTCCAATTCACACCGAATGAATTGCTTGAGTGGAGCCAATGGCAGTTGCTTGATTCTGTTCTTCCTACTGGTGGCTTTGCTCATTCCTTTGGCGTTGAGGCTGCTATTCAAGCCCGGTTAGTCTCTGGGCCTGAAGATCTTCGAACATTTGTGATCCATATACTAGAGAATACAGGAAGCCTATTGCTTCCTTTTGTCTATACTTTGAATACATCTCCTAATGTTGAAACATGGTATAAACTTGATAAAATATTGGATGCAACACTGACAAATGAAGTTAGTAGGAAAGCATCTATTTCACAAGGATCGGCACTTTTGAGAGTGGCTGCTGCTGTGTTCCAGGAAGTTCCTTATTTTAAAACTATGCGAGAAATGTCTTTGGCTAGCGGAGCTGTCCGTTTCCACCATGCTCCTATTTTTGGACTTGTCTGTGGGCTTCTTGGATTGAATGCTGAAACTTCTCAAAAGACTTACTTGTTTATAACGATGAGAGATGTTGTATCTGCTGCAACAAGGCTCAATTTGGTTGGACCGCTAGGTGCAGCTGTCTTGCAGCATCAGCTTGCTGCAAATGCAGAAGAATTATCAAAGAAATGGATGAACCGTCCTGTAGAGGAAGCATGTCAGACTAATCCTTTGCTTGATACTATCCAGGGTTGTCATGGTTATTTGTTCTCCAGGCTTTTTTGCTCTTGA